The proteins below come from a single Scylla paramamosain isolate STU-SP2022 unplaced genomic scaffold, ASM3559412v1 Contig93, whole genome shotgun sequence genomic window:
- the LOC135098941 gene encoding uncharacterized protein LOC135098941 — MKDFHTKFTRRRTLRAISERQRVTLDVIQRWEVQHIEIQDTTPVTGVLYLDGMTSPVIDIADPAQVREQLLDMTEQKCHVYLGGIQTMHYRTFEDKIGLPGMLGTVVGDVKPFCGSRKIGLPGMLGTVVGDMKPFCGRQEGCVTVFGRQEGCVTASGMCRLGVESYGLEGLTSTEV, encoded by the exons ATGAAGGACTTCCATACAAAGTTCACCAGGAGAAGGACCCTTCGGGCCATCAGCGAAAGGCAGCGAGTGACCCTGGACGTAATACAGAGGTGGGAGGTGCAGCACATTGAAATACAAGACACAACTCCTGTCACTGGTGTGCTCTACCTGGATGGGATGACATCGCCTGTCATTGATATTGCTGACCCtgcacag GTTCGAGAGCAGCTGCTGGACATGACGGAGCAGAAATGCCACGTGTACCTCGGTGGGATCCAGACCATGCACTACAGAACATTCGAAGACAAGATAGGACTTCCAGGAATGCTGGGCACTGTAGTAGGGGATGTGAAACCCTTCTGTGGGAGCCGGAAGATAGGACTTCCAGGAATGCTGGGCACTGTAGTAGGGGATATGAAACCCTTctgtgggaggcaggagggatgtgtgacagtgtttgggaggcaggagggatgtgtgacagcatctggaatgTGCAGGCTGGGTGTTGAAAGCTATGGGTTAGAGGGTTTGACCTCCACTGAAGTGTAA